The Rothia sp. SD9660Na DNA segment TGATGAGGGTGCGGCGCTCGTCGCGGGCGTCGCGGGTTTTGGTAAGCAGGCCGTGGTCAATCAGGCGTTTGATGAGCGGGGTCAGGGTGCCGCTGTCGAGATCGAGGCGGGCAGCCAGCTCTTTCATGCCGAGACCGTCGGGGTTCTCCCACATGACCAGCATGACCAGGTACTGGGGGTAGGTGAGCCCCAACTCCCCCAGGTGCTGCTGGTAGGCGCGGGTGACGGCCCGGCTGGAGCGGTAGAGGGAGAAGCAGAGCTGGTTTTCGAGGGCGAGGCTGCTGTCTTGGTTCATTCCACCCAGTATAGGTTGTGGGCAAGCTCCTAGTTAACAATTAGATTGTGCACAATTTAATTGTGTAATCTTATCTATAGAGACAGAACCGAAAGGAAACCCCATGGAACCCCTCTACACCACCGAAGCCCTGGCCACCGGCGAAGGCCGCAACGGCCACGTCCGCACCGTTGACGGCGCTTTTGACGCCGACCTCGCCATTCCCGTTGAAATGGGCGGGTCCGGCAAGGGCCTGAACCCCGAGCAGCTCTTTGCCTCCGGCTACGCAGCCTGCTTCCACTCTGCCCTGCAGATGGTTGCCCGCATGCAGAAGAAGAACGTTGAAGGCTCCTCCGTTGGCGCTAAGGTCTCCATCGGCAAGCAGGGGGAAGGCTTTGGCCTGGCTGTTGAGCTTGAAGTTATCATTCCCAACCTGCCCCAGGACGAAGCCCAGGCCCTGGCTGACACAGCCCACCAGGTCTGCCCCTACTCCAACGCCACCCGCGGCAACATCCCTGTGACCGTCACCGTCTCCGACGACTAAGCTCGCACCCCACACTCGCACCGAATGTCGCCGAAAGCTTCATAGGTATGTGCTTCCTGCACACCTATGAAGCTTTCGTTTGCCCTCAAGCAGCCGGGCCACAGCGTCCGCCCCTACTCACCCGGTAGACTTAAGCCCGTGCTCAATACCGAATTTTCTGATCCTACTTTTTCTTTTGAACTGGGCAAGCGTCTGACCGATACCGCCCAGCCC contains these protein-coding regions:
- a CDS encoding MarR family transcriptional regulator, producing MNQDSSLALENQLCFSLYRSSRAVTRAYQQHLGELGLTYPQYLVMLVMWENPDGLGMKELAARLDLDSGTLTPLIKRLIDHGLLTKTRDARDERRTLISLTPAGQELRGRAASVPGAIYAACAVEGLDIMALKAELDALAEHLAEG
- a CDS encoding organic hydroperoxide resistance protein, whose translation is MEPLYTTEALATGEGRNGHVRTVDGAFDADLAIPVEMGGSGKGLNPEQLFASGYAACFHSALQMVARMQKKNVEGSSVGAKVSIGKQGEGFGLAVELEVIIPNLPQDEAQALADTAHQVCPYSNATRGNIPVTVTVSDD